In Desulfurispira natronophila, one DNA window encodes the following:
- a CDS encoding SHOCT domain-containing protein codes for MDFWSWVLIVVAGVGIPIVQAIGVSNKKTTMEEKLKSLPDFSPTQKIMGNNGDTGLAIDENRKKVVLIKNGSSGVNLKPITYRDVLTSEIFVDGETITKTARGSQLGGALIGGLALGGVGAIIGGLSGKTKSSEKVKRVDLRITVNDTKSPLHDLNFMDFKGKKDGIVYKSAMEQARHWHGLVAVLIKTADNEDERQERIEPSSNVESSTQTSLADELSKLSDLRDKGVLSEEEFSTQKRKLLS; via the coding sequence ATGGATTTTTGGAGCTGGGTATTGATAGTTGTCGCAGGGGTTGGTATCCCAATCGTGCAGGCCATTGGCGTGTCAAATAAAAAGACAACGATGGAGGAAAAGCTAAAATCCCTTCCTGATTTTTCTCCGACTCAAAAAATCATGGGGAATAATGGCGATACCGGCCTGGCGATTGATGAAAATCGAAAGAAAGTAGTACTGATTAAAAATGGCTCTTCTGGCGTAAACCTGAAACCAATTACATATCGCGATGTTCTTACTTCCGAAATCTTTGTAGATGGAGAGACAATCACCAAAACAGCGAGGGGAAGCCAGCTTGGCGGTGCACTTATTGGTGGTCTTGCGCTTGGTGGCGTTGGAGCAATAATCGGTGGGTTGTCTGGAAAAACAAAATCCTCCGAAAAGGTAAAGCGAGTTGACCTAAGAATAACCGTAAATGATACGAAGTCACCGCTTCATGATCTTAATTTCATGGATTTTAAAGGGAAGAAAGACGGCATAGTCTATAAATCGGCTATGGAGCAAGCTCGTCATTGGCATGGATTAGTTGCTGTCCTTATAAAAACGGCCGATAACGAAGATGAACGGCAAGAACGTATTGAGCCTTCCTCCAACGTAGAAAGTTCTACCCAGACCTCCCTGGCAGACGAGCTTTCAAAATTAAGCGATCTCCGAGATAAGGGTGTCTTATCAGAGGAAGAATTTTCCACACAGAAGCGGAAGCTGTTGTCCTAG